Sequence from the Lysobacter capsici genome:
TGAACTCACCGATGCGCTGATCCGCCGCGGCTACAGCGACGGCGATATCGAAGCGGTGCTCGGCGGCAACTTCCGCCGCCTGCTCGGTCAGGTCTGGCGTTGATCGCAAGGTCCGATCGACCGCGATAGGCCGATATCCAAACCACGCGACACGACGTTTCAGGCATCGCCACGACATCCGCTCTCCGGGGAGAGAATCATGCCGCAGCTCGATACGCGCCACACCGCACGCCATGGCCTGGGCCTGGCGATCGCCTTCGCCCTGACTACGTGGTCGTGCGCCGGCCTGGCCCAGACCACAGCGGACGCATCCGAAGAAAAGACGCCCGAGCGCACGAGCGCGCAACCCTCGGCGACCCTGGAAGCGGTCACCGTCACCGCGCAGAAACGTACCGAGAACGCGCGCAAGGTGCCCGCGTCGATCAGCGTGGTCAGTGAGCAGCAACTGGAAAACCAGCACGTCACCCAGTTGGCGGATTTGAACGGCTATCTGCCGGCGATGACCATCACCGATCGCGGCACGCCCGGCCAGACCGCGGTGTCGTTGCGCGGCATTCCGACCCTCGGTCCGGGCGCGGTGGTCGGCACTTATCTCAACGACACGCCACTGGGATCGAGCAGCAACTTCGCCCGCTCCAGCGGATTCGTGCTCGACCTGCTGCCCTACGATATCCAGCGCGTGGAAGTGCTGCGCGGCCCGCAAGGCACGCTGTACGGCGCCGGCGCGATGGGCGGCTTGCTCAAGTACGTGCTCAAGGATCCCGATCTCGACAGTTTCGAAGGCCGCGTCGGCGGCGGAGTGTCCAGCATCGACGGTGCCGGCGGCAACGGCTGGAACGTGCGCGCCGGCGTCAACGCGCCGCTGGTCGAAGGCAGACTCGCGCTGCGCGCCTCGTTCGCCAACGAGTTAACTCCCGGCTGGGTCGACAATGCCTACACCGGCCGCAAGGACATCAACGACACGCTTCAGCGCAGCGGTCACGTCTCGCTGCTGTGGCAGGCCAGCGACGATGTGAGCGTCAAGTTCACCGGACTGCATCAGACCGTCGATGCCGACGACAACAGCCTGTCCATTCTCGATGCGAACCGCCGCCCGCGCTTCGGCCTGGACGGCACCGACAAACCAGCCAGCGAATGCTTCGAGAAGAAGGTCGACTTCTTCGCCGCCACCGTCGACTGGAACCTGCAATGGGCCGACTTCGTCTCGGCCACCAGTTATTCCAGGACCAAGACCTACCAGCTCAACGATCAGAGCAAGACCTACGGCCCACTGTTTCCGCTGTTCGGCGCGCCCGAGGGCGTGTCGACGTTTCCGCTCAGTCTGGACCTGAAGAAATGGACCCAGGAATTCCGCCTGGCATCCAAGTCCGACGAGCACATCGAATGGATGCTCGGCGCGTTCTACACCCATGAAACCTCGGCCAATCATCAGGAACTCAGCGCGCGCTCCTTTGCCGGCGTGCCGGTCGCCGGGCTCGACCCGCTGGCGATCGTCGACTTGCCGTCGACGTACAAGGAACGCGCGCTGTTCGGCAACCTCACCTACAAATTCAGCGAACGCTTCGATATCACCGCCGGCCTGCGTTACGCCAGCAACGATCAGGATTTCAAGCAGATCGCCACCGCCGGCAGCCTGCTCGAACTGGGCACCACCACCGGTCAGTCGTCCGAGGACGTCGCCACCTACCTGCTCGGCGCGCGCTGGCATCTGGACAACGACAGCCTGCTGTATGCGCGCATCGCCAGCGGCTATCGTCCCGGCGGCCCCAACGTCGCCCTGCCGGGCGTGCCGCCTTCGGTCGATTCCGACAGCCTGGTCAACTACGAATTCGGCTGGAAATCGTTGTTTCTCGACCAGCGCGCATCGATCGACCTGGCCGCGTTCCTGATCGACTGGAAGGACATCCAGCTGTCCGCGTCCACTCAAGACGGACTGACCTACTCGGCCAACGGCGGCAGGGCGCGCAGCCGCGGCGTGGAGCTGACTTCGGCATTCAAGCTCACGCCGAACCTGCGCGTGGGTTTCAACGGCTCGTTCACCGATGCCTCGCTGAGGGAGGACGCGCCTTCGCTGAAAGGCCTGTCCGGCGACACCTTGCCGGGCATTCCGCGCTGGACCGCCGCGCTGAGCGCCGATTACGACTTCCAGTGGAGCGCCGGTTTCAACGGTCATGTCGGCGCCGGTTACCAGTGGATCGGCAAGCGCAAGACCAACGTCGATCACAACCCGAACGCCGCGCCATTGCCGGCGAGCGGCCAGCTCAACCTCAACGCCGACGTGTCGCGCGACAACTGGACGCTGCGCCTGTACCTGCGCAACCTCGCCAACGAACGCGATATCACTTCGCTCGGCCCGGTCACCAGCGCCACCACTGGCGCGATCGTGGAGTGGCAGGCCAACCGCATCCAGCCGCGCACGGTCGGGCTGGAATTCGACGTTTGGTTCTGAACGCAACGCGCGCCGCGAACCGCGCATCCCTTGATCGCGGCGCATCAGTCATCGAACCGGAGCGGCGAGCGCTCGGGTTCGCAGCCTCATCGACGACCGTGTCCCGCCACGGCCCGACCTCACAACGGAATGTCCGCATGCCGATTTACGCAACAACCGATGCCGCCACCTTCGAACCGCTCGACCTGCCCCAGCCTTATCTGTTGTTTCTGGGCGATGTCACCCACCCGGCCTACGCCAAGACCGCATTGGGCCTGCGCGACTGGGCGCCCGAGCGCTGCGTCGGCGAACACCGCCTCGATGACGCCGGCGTCAGCGTGGGCCTGCCGGCGATGACGCCATCGCAAGCGCGCGCGGCCGGCGCGCGCGCGCTGGTGATCGGCGTGGCGAATGTCGGCGGGGTTATTCCCGATCACTGGATGCCGGCGCTGCTCGATGCCTTGGCGAACGGACTCGACCTGATCAGCGGCATGCATATGCGCCTGGCCGACATCGCGGCCTTGCGCGAACAGGCGCGGCATCACGGCCGGCGCCTGATCGACGTGCGCGAACCGCCGTCGTCGCTGCCGGCCGCGAGCGGGCGCAAGCGCAGCGGCAAGCGCGTGCTGACCGTCGGCACCGACTGCGCGCTGGGCAAGAAATACACCGCGCTGAGCCTGGCCCGCGCGCTGCGCGAACTCGGTGTCGACGCCGACTTCCGCGCCAGCGGACAGACCGGCATCCTGATCGCCGGACGCGGCCTGCCGATGGACGCGGTGGTGTCGGACTTCGCCGCCGGAGCCGCCGAATGGCTCAGCCCCGATGCCGATCCCGCGCATTGGGACGTGATCGAAGGCCAGGGCTCGTTGTCGCATCCGGCCTACGCCGGCGTGTCGCTGGCCCTGCTGCACGGCAGTCAGCCCGATGCGATCGTGGTCTGCCACGAACCCGGCCGCCGCGACATGCTCGGTTATCCGGGTTATCGGCTGCCGAGCATCGAGGAAACGATCGAACTGAATCTGCTGCTGGGCCGTCGTACCAATCCGGCGATCCGCTGCGCCGGGATCAGCCTGAACACCTCGCAATTGAGCCCGAACGAAGCGCAGGCCCTGATCGCCAGCGAAAGCGCGCGCCTGGGCTTGCCGGTCGCCGATCCGATCCGCGGCGGCGCGGCCCTGCATGCGTTGGCGCGCGCCTGTCTGGACACGGCGTCGTGAACGCCGCGCGCGAGGGCCGCGCATCATGAGCGATCCGACCCGGCCGGCTACGTGGTTCCAGCGCTATCTGCTGCCCGGTTTCGCGTTCAAGGCGGTGGTGATCGGCGGCGGTTACGCGACCGGCCGCGAACTGGCCGAGTTCTTCCTGCCCAGCGGGCCCTGGGGCGGCGTCGCCGGCATGCTGCTGGCGATGGCGCTGTGGAGCGTGGTGTGCATGGCGACCTTCGTGTTCGCCCACAGCGCCCACGCCTACGACTACCGCAGTTTCTTCAAGCAGTTGCTCGGGCCGTTGTGGGGCTTGTTCGAGTTCGCCTATCTGGCCTTGTTGATCGTGCTGCTGGCGGTTTTCGGCGCGGCCTCGGGCGCGATCGGCGCGGCCATGTTCGGCTGGCCCGCGCTGGTCGGCAGCTTGTGCCTGATGGTCGGCATCGCCGCGTTCGTCAGCTTCGGCAACGAAGCGGTCGAACGTCTGTTCAAATGGGTCTCGTTCTTTCTGTACGGCATCTACGCCTTGTTCGTGCTGCTGGCGCTGTCGCGCTTCGGCGATCGCATCGCGGCCAACTTCGCCCTGCCGCACAACGGCGAGGGCTGGGCGCTCAACGGCCTGACCTACGCCGGTTACAACATCATCGGCGCGGTGGTGATCCTGCCGATCGCGCGCCACTTCCGCGGCCGTCGCGATGCGCTCGCCGCCGGCCTGATCGCCGGGCCATTGGCGATGCTGCCGGCCCTGTTGTTCTTCGTGTGCATGATCGCCTACTACCCGCAGATCGCCGGTGAGGCCCTGCCCTCGGACTTCCTGCTGCAACGCCTGCAGATGCCGTTGCTGCACGGCGTGTTCCAACTGATGATCTTCTCGGCCTTGCTTGAAAGCGGAACCGGCGCGGTGCACGCGATCAACGAACGCGT
This genomic interval carries:
- a CDS encoding YkvI family membrane protein; its protein translation is MSDPTRPATWFQRYLLPGFAFKAVVIGGGYATGRELAEFFLPSGPWGGVAGMLLAMALWSVVCMATFVFAHSAHAYDYRSFFKQLLGPLWGLFEFAYLALLIVLLAVFGAASGAIGAAMFGWPALVGSLCLMVGIAAFVSFGNEAVERLFKWVSFFLYGIYALFVLLALSRFGDRIAANFALPHNGEGWALNGLTYAGYNIIGAVVILPIARHFRGRRDALAAGLIAGPLAMLPALLFFVCMIAYYPQIAGEALPSDFLLQRLQMPLLHGVFQLMIFSALLESGTGAVHAINERVATVWRARRGDALPKRARLAIAAALLIGSIFLADRFGLVALIAQGYRGLSYLLLAVYVVPLLTWGLWLLGNGRLRPPPATPPLAHSTGGRP
- a CDS encoding DUF1611 domain-containing protein, which translates into the protein MPIYATTDAATFEPLDLPQPYLLFLGDVTHPAYAKTALGLRDWAPERCVGEHRLDDAGVSVGLPAMTPSQARAAGARALVIGVANVGGVIPDHWMPALLDALANGLDLISGMHMRLADIAALREQARHHGRRLIDVREPPSSLPAASGRKRSGKRVLTVGTDCALGKKYTALSLARALRELGVDADFRASGQTGILIAGRGLPMDAVVSDFAAGAAEWLSPDADPAHWDVIEGQGSLSHPAYAGVSLALLHGSQPDAIVVCHEPGRRDMLGYPGYRLPSIEETIELNLLLGRRTNPAIRCAGISLNTSQLSPNEAQALIASESARLGLPVADPIRGGAALHALARACLDTAS
- a CDS encoding TonB-dependent receptor, yielding MPQLDTRHTARHGLGLAIAFALTTWSCAGLAQTTADASEEKTPERTSAQPSATLEAVTVTAQKRTENARKVPASISVVSEQQLENQHVTQLADLNGYLPAMTITDRGTPGQTAVSLRGIPTLGPGAVVGTYLNDTPLGSSSNFARSSGFVLDLLPYDIQRVEVLRGPQGTLYGAGAMGGLLKYVLKDPDLDSFEGRVGGGVSSIDGAGGNGWNVRAGVNAPLVEGRLALRASFANELTPGWVDNAYTGRKDINDTLQRSGHVSLLWQASDDVSVKFTGLHQTVDADDNSLSILDANRRPRFGLDGTDKPASECFEKKVDFFAATVDWNLQWADFVSATSYSRTKTYQLNDQSKTYGPLFPLFGAPEGVSTFPLSLDLKKWTQEFRLASKSDEHIEWMLGAFYTHETSANHQELSARSFAGVPVAGLDPLAIVDLPSTYKERALFGNLTYKFSERFDITAGLRYASNDQDFKQIATAGSLLELGTTTGQSSEDVATYLLGARWHLDNDSLLYARIASGYRPGGPNVALPGVPPSVDSDSLVNYEFGWKSLFLDQRASIDLAAFLIDWKDIQLSASTQDGLTYSANGGRARSRGVELTSAFKLTPNLRVGFNGSFTDASLREDAPSLKGLSGDTLPGIPRWTAALSADYDFQWSAGFNGHVGAGYQWIGKRKTNVDHNPNAAPLPASGQLNLNADVSRDNWTLRLYLRNLANERDITSLGPVTSATTGAIVEWQANRIQPRTVGLEFDVWF